One window of the Silurus meridionalis isolate SWU-2019-XX chromosome 24, ASM1480568v1, whole genome shotgun sequence genome contains the following:
- the creb1a gene encoding LOW QUALITY PROTEIN: cyclic AMP-responsive element-binding protein 1a (The sequence of the model RefSeq protein was modified relative to this genomic sequence to represent the inferred CDS: inserted 1 base in 1 codon) encodes MTMDAGADVQQGSETAVSETDTQQIATLAQVSIAAGQASVTGPTVTLVQLPNGQTVQVHGVIQAAQPSVIQSPQVQTVQISTIAESEDSQESVDSVTDTQKRREILSRRPSYRKILNDLSSDTPAVPRIEEEKNEEEXGSAIAAVTVPTPIYQTSSGQYIAITQGGAIQLANNGTDGVQGLQTLTMTNTGAAQSGATILQYAQTSDGQQILVPSNQVVVQAASGDVQAYQIRTASSGTITPGVVMASGQGGTEEVTRKREVRLMKNREAARECRRKKKEYVKCLENRVAVLENQNKTLIEELKALKDLYCHKSE; translated from the exons ATGACCATGGACGCAGGAGCAGATGTGCAACAAGGCAGCGAGACAGCTGTCTCAGAGACAGACACGCAGCAGATTGCCACCCTGGCGCAG gtTTCCATAGCAGCAGGCCAGGCCTCAGTCACAGGGCCCACCGTCACCCTGGTGCAGCTGCCCAACGGTCAGACGGTGCAGGTTCATGGGGTGATCCAGGCCGCACAGCCGTCTGTCATCCAGTCTCCCCAGGTCCAAACAGTACAG ATCTCCACCATTGCTGAGAGCGAGGACTCGCAGGAGTCGGTGGACAGTGTGACGGACACccagaaaaggagagagatcCTTTCCAGACGACCCTCTTACAG AAAAATCTTGAACGATCTCTCGTCGGACACTCCAGCCGTGCCGCGGatagaggaggaaaaaaacgaAGAGG TCGGCTCGGCTATAGCCGCAGTCACCGTGCCCACCCCCATTTACCAAACCAGCAGTGGACAATACA TTGCCATCACACAAGGCGGCGCCATCCAGCTGGCTAATAACGGCACAGACGGCGTTCAGGGCCTGCAGACTTTGACGATGACAAACACAGGGGCTGCGCAGTCGGGCGCCACCATCCTGCAGTACGCTCAGACCAGCGACGGCCAGCAGATCCTGGTGCCCAGTAACCAGGTGGTGGTGCAGG CTGCGTCCGGCGATGTCCAGGCATATCAGATTCGCACGGCATCGTCAGGCACCATCACTCCCGGAGTGGTGATGGCGTCCGGGCAGGGAGGTACCGAGGAGGTCACGCGCAAGAGAGAGGTCCGCCTCATGAAGAACAG GGAGGCAGCGCGAGAGTGTCGCCGCAAGAAGAAGGAATACGTGAAGTGTCTGGAGAATCGCGTGGCCGTGCTGGAAAACCAGAACAAAACCCTCATTGAGGAGCTGAAAGCACTTAAGGACTTGTACTGTCACAAATcggaataa